AGGCCCGGCTGGACCGGCTCGCCAGGCCCCTGGCCGACGACGACATCGAGCCCTTCACCCGGGTCGTGTACGACACCTACCGCGCCCTGCCCGCCGCCGACGTCAGCCGGGCGCTGCGCCGCGTACAGGAGATCGGCTGGGAGGTCGGTGCGGCGTTCGGCGAGTTCGACGTCCTGCTCAGTCCCACCCTGGCCCAGCCCACTCCGCTGCTCGGCACCCTCGACACCACGGCCCCGGAGTCGATCTACCGGCACGCGTCCGTCTACTCCGCCTTCACCAGCGTGTACAACATCACCGGGATGCCGGCCATGTCCGTCCCCTTCGGCCACGACAGCGAAGGCCTGCCCCTGGGCGTCCAGTTCGCCGCGCCTCTCGGCGGCGAGGGCACGCTGCTCACGCTCGCGGCCCAGCTGGAACGGGAGGCGCCTTGGGGGACGCCGCCCGGCGGGTGAGCCTCAGGCCGCCATGGCATCGGGTGAACGCTGTACGGCCCTGCCCCCGGTCCGTCGATCTGCGGGATGTGGTGCCGTATAGCCTGGCGAAATGCTCACCGAAGTCACCGCGACCCGCTACGTCACGCCCTTGCGTGAGGGCGGTTCGCTCCCCGGGATCGTCGAGGCCGACGACTCGGGTACGTACGTCATGAAATTCACCGGGGCCGGACAGGGCCGCAAGACGCTTGTCGCGGAGGTGATCTGCGGGCAGCTCGGGCGGCGGCTCGGACTGCGCGTCCCCGATCTCGTACAGATCGAGCTGGACCCGGTGATCGGCCTCGCCGAGCCCGACCAGGAGGTGCAGGAGCTGCTCAAGGCCAGCGGTGGGCTGAACCTCGGGATGGACTTCCTTCCCGGCTCCCTCGGGTTCGACTCGCTGGCCTATCAGGTGGACCCGCGCGAGGCAGGACGCGTCGTCTGGTTCGACGCGCTGATCAACAACGTCGACCGGTCCTGGCGCAATCCCAACATGCTGATCTGGCACGGCGACCTGTGGCTCATCGACCACGGCGCCACCATGATCTGGCACCACAACTGGCCGGGTGCCCAAACGTCCGCCGCCAAGCCGTACAACGCGTCCGACCACGCGCTGGCGCCCTTCGGGCCCGACATCGCGGCAGCCGCCGCCGAGCTGGCCCCGCTGGTCACCGAGGAACTGCTCACCGAGGTCGCGGCCGACGTCCCCGACGAGTGGCTGGTGGACGAGCCGGGCTTCGATTCGACGGACGAGCTGCGCCGCGCCTATGTGGCGGCGCTGCTGCCGCGCGCCGCCACCATTCACGAGCGGATCACCCTGGACGCGCCGACCGCGTCCAAGCCCTCCCAGGCCCCGGGCTGGCTCAGCGAACGCCTCGCCCCGCGGCACGACAAGCAGAACAGCGACAAGGGCGGCCGGCCGTGAGCAAGCGCGATGTCTTCGAGTACGCCCTGCTGCGCGTGGTGCCACGGGTCCAGCGCGGCGAGTTCTTCAACGCCGGTGTGGTGGTCTACTGCCGCGCCAAGGGGTTCGTCGCCGCCCGTACCGAGCTCGACGAGGCCAAGCTCCGGGCCCTGGACCCCCGCGCCGACGTGACCGGGGTGCGGGCCGCCCTGCACGCCGTGGAGGGCGTCTGCCGCGGCGGTACGGACGCGGGCCAGGCGGCCGGTGACGATGCGGGGCGGCGGTTCCGGTGGCTGATCGCGCCGCGCTCGACCGTCATCCAGCCGAGCCCCGTGCACAGCGGCCTCACCACCGACCCCGCCGCCGAGGTCGAGCGGCTGCTGGACCTGCTGGTGCGCTGACCGCACCTCTTCGCCGCCCCCTCCGGCGCCGCCTTCGCACGGTGCGCGGGCGGCGCCGTCCGGTGTGACATGCGCCGCTGCGTCCGTGGGCCGTTGACACCGGGTGCCAGGGCTTCTAGCGTCTCGTCTGCTGAAGGTACTAAGCGGTTGCTCAGTTATCGGGGGCGTTCTCGCGGGAATGTGTCCGACGTCCGCTGAGCCGCGATCCAAGGGCGAGGAGAGCCAAGCATGTCCACCACCGAGCAGCGCGTAGCCATCGTGACGGGAGCCGCACGGGGCATCGGTGCCGCCACCGCGGTACGCCTGGCGGCCGAGGGCCGCGCCGTCGCCGTACTCGACCTCGACGAGGCGGCCTGCAAGGACACCGTCGAGAAGATCACCGCCGCCGGCGGCCGGGCCCTCGCCGTCGGCTGCGACGTGTCGGACAGCGCTCAGGTGGAGGCCGCCGTCGCGCGGGTCGCCGCCGAGCTCGGTGCCCCGACGATCCTCGTCAACAACGCGGGCGTGCTCCGCGACAACCTGCTCTTCAAGATGAGCGAGTCCGACTGGGACATCGTGATGAACGTGCACCTCAAGGGTGCGTTCCTGATGGCCAAGGCCGTCCAGAAGCACATGGTGGACGCCAAGTTCGGCCGGATCGTCTCGCTGTCCTCCTCCTCGGCCCTCGGCAACCGCGGCCAGGCCAACTACGCCGCGGTCAAGGCGGGTCTGCAGGGCTTCACCAAGACCCTGGCCAAGGAGCTCGGCAAGTTCGGCATCACCGCCAACGCCGTCGCGCCCGGCTTCATCGTCACCGAGATGACCGCGCAGACTGCGGAGCGCGTCGGCATGGGCTTCGAGGAGTTCCAGGCCGCCGCCGCCACCCAGATCCCGGTGCAGCGTGTCGGCTTCCCCGAGGACATCGCCAACGCCATCGCCTTCTTCTCGGGTGACGACGCCGGCTTCGTCTCGGGCCAGGTCATGTACGTCGCCGGCGGACCGCTCAACTGACCCGAAGGGCTACGGACATCATGACTGTGCAGGACAGTGGCAAGGTCGCGCTGATCACCGGTGCGAGCCGGGGCATCGGTTACGGCATCGCCGAGGCGCTCGTCGCCCGCGGCGACCGGGTGTGCATCACCGGACGCGGCGAGGACGCGCTGAAGGAGGCCGTCGAGGCGCTCGGTTCCGACCGGGTCATCGCCGTGGCCGGCAAGGCGCACGACGAGGCGCACCAGGCGATCGCCGTCGAGCGCACGATGGAGGCGTTCGGCCGGGTCGACTTCCTGGTCAACAACGCCGGTACGAACCCGGTCTTCGGGCCGATCGCCGAGCTCGACCTCAACGTGGCCCGCAAGGTCTTCGAGACGAACGTGATCTCGGCGCTCGGCTTCGCCCAGCAGACCTGGAAGGCCTGGCAGAAGGAGAACGGCGGGGCGATCGTCAACATCGCCTCCGTCGCGGGTGTCTCCGCCTCGCCCTTCATCGGCGCATACGGCATGAGCAAGGCGGCCATGGTCAATCTGACCCTGCAGCTCGCGCACGAGTTCGCGCCGGTCGTCCGGGTCAACTCGATCGCACCCGCGGTCGTGAAGACGAAGTTCGCGCAGGCGCTGTACGAGGGCCGGGAGGCGGAGGCGGCCGCTGCCTACCCGCTCGGGCGGCTCGGCGTTCCGGCGGACATCGGCGGGGCCGCGGCCTTCCTCACGTCGAGCCAGTCCGACTGGATCACCGGGCAGACCCTCGTCGTCGACGGCGGGATTTTCCTGAATGCCGGCGTGGGCTGAGAACGGCCTGGGCCGGTTTGGCCCTGATTGACTCAAGTGCCCCGCCGGGCCAGCGGATTGACCTGGTGGGGCACTGCGGTATGGTCTGCCGACCCATGGCTGATCGAGGAGCGTGCGCGTGTTCTACCGGGCCAGTCTGCAGGCTGCTGCAGCCCTTGCTTCCCTGTCTCTGCTGGCCGGTTGCGGTCTGCTTCCCGGCGGTGGTTCGGACGTGGAACAGAAGCTGGCGGTCGGGACCACCAGCTCTCCGTCCACACTCGACCCCGCCGCCGCTTGGGACAACTCCTGGGAGCTGATGCGCAATGTGTTCCAGACCCTGGTGAGCTTCCCCACCGGCAGTACGAGCCCCGAGCCCGACGCCGCGGACAACTGCAGGTTCACCGACCTGACCAGCACCGCCTACCGCTGCGAACTCCGCAAGGGGCTGAAGTTCTCCAACGGGGAGACGCTCGACGCCGAGGCCGTGAAGTACTCCATCGACCGGATCAGGTCGATCGGGGTCAAGGGCGGCCCCATCGGGATGCTGGGCTCGCTCGACCGGGTGGAGACCAAGGGCGACGACGTCGTCATCTTCCATCTGGTCAAGCCCGACGCCACGTTCCCGTTCGTGCTGGCCACCCCGGCCATGTCGCTGGTGGCGCCCGGCGAGTACTCGAAGCACAAGGTCCGCGACGACGGCAAGGTGACCGGGTCCGGCCCCTATCTGCTGGACGCGTACAAGCCGGGGGACCGCTCCGAGCTGGTGAAGAACCCCCACTACAAGGGCTTCGCCGACCGCAAGAACGACGCGGTGACCATTCGGTACTTCAAGGAGTCCGCCGCCCTGGTCCCGGCCCTCAGGAAGGGCGAGATAGACGCCACCTACCGCGGGCTGTCCGCCGAGGACGTCGTCGCCCTGGAGGACAGCAAGGACAAGGACAGCGATCTCCAGATCATCGAGAGTGTCGGCGCCGACATCCGCTTCCTGGTCTTCAACCCGAAGGACCCGGCCGCCGGGAACCCCGCTGTCCGCCGCGCGATAGCGCAGCTCGTGGACCGTGACGCCCTGGTGGCAAAGGTCTACCGGGGCACCGCGGAGCCGCTTTACTCCATGATCCCCAAGGGCATCGCGGCGCACACGACCAGCTTCTTCGACACGTTCGGCGACCCGGACAAGAAGAAGGCCAGGAAGATTCTCACCGACGCGGGCATCACCAAGCCGGTCGAGATGACGTTCTGGTTCACGACCGACCGCTACGGATCGTCGACGGCACCCGAGTTCGCCGAGCTCAAGCGCCAGCTGGAGGCTTCCGGGCTGTTCAGGATCACCCTGAAGAGCAAGCCCTGGACGACCTTCCAGGAGGGCTTCAAGAAGGGCGATTTCCCCGTCTTCGGGCGAGGCTGGTTCCCGGACTTCCCCGACCCCGACAACTTCATCGCCCCGTTCGTGGGCAAGGAAAGCGTCACCGGCATGCCCTACCTGAAGAACGAGATCACGACGGAGCTGCTGCCCCAGTCCCGCAAGGAGAGCGACCGCGGCGCGGTCAGCAAGCAGTTCGAACGCGCCCAGGAGATCCTGGTCGGCGACGTCCGGATGCTGCCGCTGTGGCAGGGCAAGCTCTACGTTGCCGCGGGCGAGGACATCGGCGGCGGCGAGCGTGCGCTGGACCCGCAGACGGTCATGCAGATGTGGGAGCTGTACCGCAAGGCCAGCTGGTAGCGGTCCCCAGGGCCTCGCGGAGGGCTCCCCGGAGTCGTTGTCAGTGGCCCCCGGTAGGTTCTGAGGTCTGGAACCGATTGCTTACCGGAGGTTGTTGACGTGACCGACACCTACCCGCTGCCCGAATCCTGGCGCGGCGTCCTCGGCGAGGAGCTTGAGAGCCCCTATTTCAGGGAGCTCACCGAATTCGTCGAGAAGGAGCGGGCCGACGGGCCGGTCTATCCGCCCCGGGAGCAGGTGTTCGCGGCTCTGGAGGCGACTCCGTACGACAAGGTGAAGGTCCTGGTCCTCGGCCAGGACCCGTACCACGGCGAGGGCCAGGGGCACGGCCTGTGCTTCTCCGTGCGGCCGGGCGTGAAGACGCCGCCCTCCCTGCGCAACATCTACAAGGAGATGAAGGAGGAGCTCGGCCTGCCGGTCCCGGACAACGGGTATCTGATGCCGTGGGCCGAGCAGGGTGTGCTCCTTCTCAACGCGGTGCTGACGGTGCGCGCGGGCGAGGCCAACTCCCACAAGGGCAAGGGCTGGGAGAAGGTCACCGACGCCGTGATCCGCGCCGTCTCCGCCCGGCCCGACCCGGTGGTCTTCGTGCTCTGGGGCAACTACGCACAGAAGAAGCTTCCGCTGATCGACGAGGAGCGCCATGTGGTGGTGAAGGGTGCGCACCCCTCGCCGCTCTCGGCGAAGAAGTTCTTCGGCTCGCGTCCGTTCACCCAGATCAACGAGGCGGTCGCGGCGCAGGGGCACCAGCCCATCGACTGGCGCATCCCCGACCTGGGCTGAGGGCGCGCCCGAGCCTGAGTGCGAATGTCCGTTGCGGCGGCTAGCGTCGAACCGGCTGTAACCGGAGGGAACCAGCAGGAACTGTCAGGTTCCGTCGGGATTCAACCGGAGCAGCCGAAAAGCGATCGGCCGGGCGTGGGCGGACAGGTGCGAGGGAGACCGCAGTGACGGAGCAGCAGGAGGCGTCGCCGGACGTCGTCATGACCAGAATCGGCCAGGCGATCATGTTGCTCCACGGCGGTGACCGGGAGGAGGCCCGCAACCGCTTCGGCGCGCTCTGGACGGAGACCGCCGAGAGCGGTGACGCGTTGCACCGGGTCACCCTCGCGCATTACATGGCCGACACCCAGGACGACCCCGGCGACGAACTGGCGTGGGATCTGCGGGCGCTCACCGCCGCGGAGGCGCTGACGGCAGGGCGTGCGGCGCAGCACCGGGACGCGCTCGCGGTGCGCGCCTTCTATCCCTCGCTGCACCTCAACCTCGCGGCGGACTATGTGAAGCTCCGGCGTCCGGCCGCCGCCCGGATCCATCTGGACCGGGCCCGGGAAGCCTCGGGCGTCCTCGCGGAGGACGGTGCGGATGACGGGTACGGAGGAGGCGTCCGGGCCGCCATCGGCCGGCTGGAGCGGCGGTTGCGGGAGCTCTGACCACCGGCCGGCGGTTTGCGCCGGTGCGGGGGAGCGCGGAAGCCGGTGGCCGCCCGGGTGGGCCACCGGCTTCCCTGCGCCGGCTGTCCGGCCGCGTCAGCGGCCGTAGGTGTCGTCGCAGATTCGCGACTGCGGGCTGCCCGCGGGCCAGTGCCCGTACCCCCGTCCGAGCGCACACACGTCTGCCCCGGTCACCGGCTCCGGCAGAGCCGGGGCGGGGACGGGCGGAGCGGCCGGGCGTGGCTGCGGGCGGGCGTGGCCGGGGCGCTGCTGCTGCGGGGGCCGTGGCCCGTCGCGCCGGGCTGCCGGGGGCGCCGGGGCTTCCCGGCGGGAGGCCGAGGCCGAGGGCTTCGGGTCCGGCAGCGCCTCCAGCGTGTCGCGTACCGGAGGCCGGCCGATCTGCGGGTCCAGCTCCTGGGCGGGCCGGCTGCTCTCCGGGCGTGTCGGCGCGCTCGGCTGCGGTTGTACGGACACACACCCGGACAGGGCCGTGACAGCCACGCCGACCAGGAGACTCACGGTGGTTCTGGTTCGATGCACCTGATCAACTCTGGGGTGCGGACCGGCCGTCGGGCGAGCAGGGAAGCCCGGATTGGCTCGCACGAGTGACCCGGTCAGTATGACGCCCCGCGTGTCGCCGGTCTCCGCCACCCCGCCCGGCCGTGCTCGTCAACCGTCGCCCAGCATCCCGCGGAGCAGTTCGCCGAAGCCGGTGCGCAGCTCCGCCTCGGTCGGGACGGAGCGGTGGTAGGAGCCCGCCGCGCAGGAGAACATCAGCCCCTCGCACCAGGCCACCAGGGACAAGGCGTGCCGTTCCGGCTCCGGCGATCCGGCCGCCGTCATCAGTGCTTCCAGCGGTTCGCGGAACTGTCGTCCCGTCGCGTCGTAGAACGCACGCAGTTCGGGTCTGCGGGTGGCCTCCAGGGCGAGTTCGTACCGGCAGATGAGCAGGTCGGGGTGGCGGGTCAGATAGCGGTGGAGGGCCAGCGCGAGACCTGCGATCAGGGCGTCGGGTCCGGGGGGTGCGGCCGCACCGGACGAATCGCCCGGCGCGGCCGCTCCGGTGGCGGGCTCAGCTGCCGCTCCGGCGGCTCCCGGGGACCGGTCCGTTGTCGCGCCCGGTGCCGGAAGGTCTCCCGGGGCGAGGACCCGTGCCTCGCGTTCGGCCAGCCGTCGCACCGTCGCCTCCAGCAGGGACTGCCGGGTGCGGGCGTAATTGGATGTCGACCCCTGGGGGAGGCCCGCGCGCTCGTCCACCGCGCGGTGGGTCAGTCCCCGCATGCCGCGCTCGGCGAGGAGCGCGAGTGCGGCGTCGGTGATGAGCGCGGTCCGGGAGGAACCGGCGGCGGTGCGTGTGGCCATGGGATCAACCTACCGCTTTCACTACACCTGTAGTAGCTTGGTCGTGTCACTACAGGTGTAGTCCTGAGAGATTGGGAGGAGCCATGGACGCTCCGCGCGCGGTTGTCATCGGCAGCGGAATCGGTGGTCTCACCGCAGCGGTGGCGCTGCACCGTTCCGGCTGGCAGGTCACGGTCCTGGAACGGGCCGGTTCCCTGGAGCCCGTCGGCGCCGGCATCGGCCTCGCTCCCAACGCCCAGCGCGCGGTCGACGTCATCGGGCTCGGCGACGAGATCAGGTCCCTGGCCGCCTGGCAGGGTGAGGGAGGCCTGCGCAGCCCGGACGGCCGCTGGCTCTCCCGGACGGACAACGCCGCCGCGGCCGAACGGTTCGGCGGCCCGCTCGTCCTGGTCCACCGCGCCACCCTGATCGACCGCATCGCCGCCGGGCTGCCCGAATCCGCCATCCGCGCCAACTGCCCCGCGTACCTCGTGGACCCGGGCGTCGCAGGGGGCAGGCGCGCCATGGTCCGGACGTCGGACGGGACGATCGAGGCGGATCTCGTCGTCGGCGCCGACGGCATCCACTCCGCGGTACGCGGAGCCCTCTTCCCCGACCACCCCGGACCCTCCTACGCCGGACTCACCACCTGGCGCGTCGTCGTCCCCGCATCCCCCGAACCCTTCGCCCCGCACGAACCTGGGGCCGCGGCGCCCTCTGGGGCACCCAGCCGCTCAAGGACGGCCGCATCTACGCGTACGCCGCGGCCGCCGCGCCGGCCGGGGAGCGCGCCGACGACGAACGGGCGGAACTGCTGCGCCGCTTCGGCGACTGGCACACCCCGGTCCCGGAGATCATCGCCGCCACCCGGCCCGACGGCGTCCTGCGCAACGACGTGTACCAGATGACCCGACCGCTGCCCGCCTTCCACCGGGGGCGCACGGTCCTTGTGGGGGACTCCGCCCACGCGATGGCGCCCACCCTGGGCCAGGGCGGAAACCAGGCGATCGAGGACGGGATCGTGCTCGCCCACCACGTGGCGCCGGGCGGGGACCTCGGCGCGGGTCTGGCCGGGTACACCGCCGACCGGCTGCCGCGGACCACCGCCGTCGTCCGCAAGGCCGCACAGATCACCCGGCTGGTGCGGCTGAGCTCCGCCCCGGCCGTCGCCGTACGGGACTTCATGATGTCCACGGTCTCCCGGCTCGGGCCGGGGCTCGTCCTGCGCACCTTCGACGGCATCGCCGACTGGCGGCCACCGCAGCACACGTATGCTGCCGGGACGAAGGACGCGCCTGCCCGGCCGCGGTCGGCCTCCACGGAGGAGGACCGCGACGTGCGACGCTGAACAGCGAGAAGGAGACCCTGTGAAGGTCGGCTGCATCGGGCTCGGCGACATCGCGCAGAAGGCGTACCTGCCGGTACTCACCACCCTGCCGGGAGTCGAACTGCATCTGCAGACCCGCACCCCCGCCACCCTGGCCTCGGTCGCCGCCGCCCACCGCATCCCGGCCGGGCAGTGCCACACCGACCTCGACTCGCTGCTCGCCCAGGGCCTGGACGCGGCGTTCGTGCACGCCCCGACCGCCGTGCACCCGGAGATCACCGGCCGGCTGCTCGAAGCGGGCGTCCCCACCTACGTCGACAAGCCGCTGGCCTACGAACTCGCCGAGTCGGAACGGCTGGTGGAGCTCGCCGAGGCACGCGGTGTCACGCTGGCCGTCGGCTTCAACCGACGGACGGCGCCCGGCTACGCGCAGTGCCTCGAGCACCCGCGCGAGCTGATCCTCATGCAGAAGAACCGGGTCGGGCTGCCCGAGGAGCCGAGGACCATGGTCCTCGACGACTTCATCCACGTGGTCGACACGCTGCGCTTCCTGGCGCCCGGACCCGTCGAGCACACCCTCGTCCGGGCCAGGATCCGCGACGGCCTGATGCACCACGTCGTGCTCCAGTTGTCCGGGGACGGCTTCACCGCCATCGGGGCGATGAACCGGCTCAGCGGCTCGACCGAGGAACGGCTGGAGATCTCGGGCCAGGACTCCAAGCGCGAAGTGCTCAACCTCGCCGAGGTGATCGACCACAAGGGCCAGCCGAGCGTGCGACGGCGCGGCGACTGGGTGCCGGTGGCCCGGCAGCGCGGCATCGAGCAGAGCG
This genomic interval from Streptomyces sp. NBC_00464 contains the following:
- a CDS encoding HipA family kinase, which translates into the protein MLTEVTATRYVTPLREGGSLPGIVEADDSGTYVMKFTGAGQGRKTLVAEVICGQLGRRLGLRVPDLVQIELDPVIGLAEPDQEVQELLKASGGLNLGMDFLPGSLGFDSLAYQVDPREAGRVVWFDALINNVDRSWRNPNMLIWHGDLWLIDHGATMIWHHNWPGAQTSAAKPYNASDHALAPFGPDIAAAAAELAPLVTEELLTEVAADVPDEWLVDEPGFDSTDELRRAYVAALLPRAATIHERITLDAPTASKPSQAPGWLSERLAPRHDKQNSDKGGRP
- a CDS encoding DUF3037 domain-containing protein; translation: MSKRDVFEYALLRVVPRVQRGEFFNAGVVVYCRAKGFVAARTELDEAKLRALDPRADVTGVRAALHAVEGVCRGGTDAGQAAGDDAGRRFRWLIAPRSTVIQPSPVHSGLTTDPAAEVERLLDLLVR
- the fabG gene encoding 3-oxoacyl-ACP reductase FabG — protein: MSTTEQRVAIVTGAARGIGAATAVRLAAEGRAVAVLDLDEAACKDTVEKITAAGGRALAVGCDVSDSAQVEAAVARVAAELGAPTILVNNAGVLRDNLLFKMSESDWDIVMNVHLKGAFLMAKAVQKHMVDAKFGRIVSLSSSSALGNRGQANYAAVKAGLQGFTKTLAKELGKFGITANAVAPGFIVTEMTAQTAERVGMGFEEFQAAAATQIPVQRVGFPEDIANAIAFFSGDDAGFVSGQVMYVAGGPLN
- a CDS encoding SDR family oxidoreductase, with translation MTVQDSGKVALITGASRGIGYGIAEALVARGDRVCITGRGEDALKEAVEALGSDRVIAVAGKAHDEAHQAIAVERTMEAFGRVDFLVNNAGTNPVFGPIAELDLNVARKVFETNVISALGFAQQTWKAWQKENGGAIVNIASVAGVSASPFIGAYGMSKAAMVNLTLQLAHEFAPVVRVNSIAPAVVKTKFAQALYEGREAEAAAAYPLGRLGVPADIGGAAAFLTSSQSDWITGQTLVVDGGIFLNAGVG
- a CDS encoding ABC transporter substrate-binding protein, producing MFYRASLQAAAALASLSLLAGCGLLPGGGSDVEQKLAVGTTSSPSTLDPAAAWDNSWELMRNVFQTLVSFPTGSTSPEPDAADNCRFTDLTSTAYRCELRKGLKFSNGETLDAEAVKYSIDRIRSIGVKGGPIGMLGSLDRVETKGDDVVIFHLVKPDATFPFVLATPAMSLVAPGEYSKHKVRDDGKVTGSGPYLLDAYKPGDRSELVKNPHYKGFADRKNDAVTIRYFKESAALVPALRKGEIDATYRGLSAEDVVALEDSKDKDSDLQIIESVGADIRFLVFNPKDPAAGNPAVRRAIAQLVDRDALVAKVYRGTAEPLYSMIPKGIAAHTTSFFDTFGDPDKKKARKILTDAGITKPVEMTFWFTTDRYGSSTAPEFAELKRQLEASGLFRITLKSKPWTTFQEGFKKGDFPVFGRGWFPDFPDPDNFIAPFVGKESVTGMPYLKNEITTELLPQSRKESDRGAVSKQFERAQEILVGDVRMLPLWQGKLYVAAGEDIGGGERALDPQTVMQMWELYRKASW
- a CDS encoding uracil-DNA glycosylase, which gives rise to MTDTYPLPESWRGVLGEELESPYFRELTEFVEKERADGPVYPPREQVFAALEATPYDKVKVLVLGQDPYHGEGQGHGLCFSVRPGVKTPPSLRNIYKEMKEELGLPVPDNGYLMPWAEQGVLLLNAVLTVRAGEANSHKGKGWEKVTDAVIRAVSARPDPVVFVLWGNYAQKKLPLIDEERHVVVKGAHPSPLSAKKFFGSRPFTQINEAVAAQGHQPIDWRIPDLG
- a CDS encoding TetR/AcrR family transcriptional regulator, which encodes MATRTAAGSSRTALITDAALALLAERGMRGLTHRAVDERAGLPQGSTSNYARTRQSLLEATVRRLAEREARVLAPGDLPAPGATTDRSPGAAGAAAEPATGAAAPGDSSGAAAPPGPDALIAGLALALHRYLTRHPDLLICRYELALEATRRPELRAFYDATGRQFREPLEALMTAAGSPEPERHALSLVAWCEGLMFSCAAGSYHRSVPTEAELRTGFGELLRGMLGDG
- a CDS encoding Gfo/Idh/MocA family protein, with the protein product MKVGCIGLGDIAQKAYLPVLTTLPGVELHLQTRTPATLASVAAAHRIPAGQCHTDLDSLLAQGLDAAFVHAPTAVHPEITGRLLEAGVPTYVDKPLAYELAESERLVELAEARGVTLAVGFNRRTAPGYAQCLEHPRELILMQKNRVGLPEEPRTMVLDDFIHVVDTLRFLAPGPVEHTLVRARIRDGLMHHVVLQLSGDGFTAIGAMNRLSGSTEERLEISGQDSKREVLNLAEVIDHKGQPSVRRRGDWVPVARQRGIEQSVLSFLDAVRAGKTLSARDALQTHELCERVLRDLDCA